From Halorubrum salinarum, the proteins below share one genomic window:
- a CDS encoding DUF5789 family protein, whose translation MSDTDADEDEEAEAAPAVELGDGPDVAGEPVARVASRLTWPATRSDVREQEGDAEIRTPDGPQTLDDVLADSEVPLFESRSDFLQAVEDVVGRGPVATE comes from the coding sequence CGACACCGATGCGGACGAGGACGAGGAGGCGGAAGCGGCGCCGGCCGTCGAACTCGGCGACGGGCCGGACGTGGCCGGCGAGCCGGTCGCCCGCGTCGCGTCGCGGCTCACGTGGCCCGCGACGCGCAGCGACGTCCGCGAACAGGAGGGCGACGCCGAGATCCGGACGCCCGACGGCCCGCAGACGCTCGACGACGTGCTCGCGGACTCGGAGGTACCCCTCTTCGAGAGCCGGAGCGACTTCCTCCAAGCGGTCGAGGACGTCGTCGGCCGCGGCCCGGTCGCGACCGAGTAA
- a CDS encoding cation:proton antiporter codes for MALLDVGVMFVAVAAAGAVASRLGQSVIPAYILVGTLLGQYVLGRLSLPVVGTAYVPETEFISLGAELGIVFLLFFLGLEFNLDRLLARRGPIGTAGTIDLANFGVGLVLGWLVFGAFLPAFLIAGIVYISSSAVITKSLIDLGWIANDEAEPLLGTLVYEDLFIAVYLAVASALVLGGGDVAAAAADVGIAVGFILVLLAAVRFGTPAFDRLVATDNMEFVALRAVAAVVFVAGAALALGVSEAVAAFFVGMAFSATGRVHDIETILEPVRDVFAAVFFFWIGLVTDPALFADVAALVALAVVVTTPTKAVTGYFAGRAFDLDARRSTRVGLGMTTRGEFSLIIATVAVSGAEAGSFDPALAATINAFAVAYVLVMAVLGTTLMSYSAPFESLATAWLDRDGSDSGGVNG; via the coding sequence GTGGCGCTGCTCGACGTCGGCGTCATGTTCGTCGCGGTCGCGGCCGCCGGCGCGGTCGCGAGCCGCCTCGGCCAGTCCGTGATCCCCGCGTACATCCTCGTCGGGACGCTCCTCGGGCAGTACGTCCTCGGACGGCTCTCGCTCCCGGTCGTCGGGACCGCCTACGTGCCCGAGACGGAGTTCATCTCCCTCGGCGCGGAGCTAGGGATCGTCTTCCTGCTGTTCTTCCTCGGGCTGGAGTTCAACCTCGACCGGCTGCTCGCCCGGCGGGGCCCGATCGGGACGGCCGGGACGATCGACCTCGCGAACTTCGGGGTCGGGCTCGTCCTCGGGTGGCTCGTCTTCGGGGCGTTCCTCCCGGCGTTCCTGATCGCGGGGATCGTCTACATCTCCTCGTCGGCGGTGATCACGAAGTCGCTCATCGACCTCGGCTGGATCGCCAACGACGAGGCGGAGCCGCTGCTCGGCACCCTCGTCTACGAGGACCTGTTCATCGCGGTGTACCTCGCGGTCGCGTCCGCCCTCGTGCTCGGCGGCGGCGACGTCGCCGCGGCCGCCGCGGACGTCGGGATCGCGGTCGGGTTCATCCTCGTGTTACTCGCCGCCGTCCGCTTCGGCACGCCGGCGTTCGACCGGCTGGTGGCGACGGACAACATGGAGTTCGTCGCGCTCCGGGCCGTCGCCGCGGTCGTGTTCGTCGCCGGCGCGGCGCTCGCGCTCGGCGTCAGCGAGGCAGTCGCGGCGTTCTTCGTCGGGATGGCGTTCTCCGCGACCGGACGGGTCCACGACATCGAGACGATCCTGGAGCCGGTCCGCGACGTGTTCGCCGCGGTGTTCTTCTTCTGGATCGGGCTCGTCACCGACCCCGCGCTGTTCGCCGACGTGGCGGCGCTCGTCGCCCTCGCGGTCGTCGTGACCACGCCGACGAAGGCCGTCACCGGCTACTTCGCGGGGCGCGCGTTCGACCTCGACGCCCGGCGCTCGACGCGCGTCGGCCTCGGGATGACCACCCGCGGCGAGTTCTCGCTCATCATCGCGACCGTCGCGGTCTCCGGCGCGGAGGCCGGCTCGTTCGACCCGGCGCTCGCGGCGACGATCAACGCGTTCGCGGTCGCCTACGTCCTCGTGATGGCGGTGCTCGGGACGACGCTGATGAGCTACTCGGCGCCGTTCGAGTCGCTCGCGACCGCGTGGCTGGATCGGGACGGATCGGACAGCGGCGGTGTAAACGGATAG
- a CDS encoding cation:proton antiporter regulatory subunit: MTITESDLPGVGKKFEIELGGGEEMVVVIHNTGKREVFRRSDPDADSEKAFEFSDDLARTIGSIIEGAYFQPVEPDTQETTLPGGILLEWYELPPGSPLVGETLESADIGNRTGLAVVAIQRDDEVLDSPGAGTTLREGDTLIGVGTPENCEAFEEILTE; the protein is encoded by the coding sequence ATGACGATCACCGAGTCCGACCTCCCCGGGGTCGGGAAGAAGTTCGAGATCGAGCTGGGCGGCGGCGAGGAGATGGTCGTCGTCATCCACAACACGGGCAAACGCGAGGTGTTTCGCCGGTCCGACCCGGACGCCGACTCCGAGAAGGCGTTCGAGTTCTCCGACGACCTCGCGCGGACGATCGGCTCGATCATCGAGGGGGCGTACTTCCAGCCCGTCGAGCCCGATACCCAAGAGACGACGCTGCCGGGCGGCATCCTCTTGGAGTGGTACGAGCTGCCCCCGGGCTCGCCGCTCGTCGGGGAGACGCTGGAGAGCGCCGACATCGGCAACCGCACCGGGCTCGCGGTCGTCGCCATCCAGCGCGACGACGAGGTGCTCGACAGCCCGGGCGCCGGCACCACCCTCCGCGAGGGCGACACGCTGATCGGGGTCGGCACGCCGGAGAACTGCGAGGCGTTCGAGGAGATACTCACCGAATGA
- a CDS encoding DUF7562 family protein, whose product MWGSRGSRDRRTVVCIACGESVLREDAREYDKEGDRWSRRDKEFEYLCADCDDEICHQPRDGLESLLRSIEADGLSDEEFLERYVDAVADDGARSDEGDAGARSDRGRSDRTRSDRDRSDRDR is encoded by the coding sequence ATGTGGGGCTCCCGCGGGAGTCGGGACCGGCGGACGGTCGTGTGTATCGCGTGCGGCGAATCGGTGCTGCGGGAGGACGCGCGCGAGTACGACAAGGAAGGCGACCGCTGGAGCCGGCGCGACAAGGAGTTCGAGTACCTCTGTGCCGACTGCGACGACGAGATCTGCCACCAGCCGCGCGACGGGCTCGAGTCGCTGCTCCGGTCGATCGAGGCTGACGGGCTCAGCGACGAGGAGTTCCTCGAACGCTACGTCGACGCGGTGGCGGACGACGGCGCCCGGAGCGACGAGGGCGACGCGGGCGCCCGGTCGGACCGCGGCCGCTCCGACCGCACGCGCTCGGACCGCGACCGCTCGGACCGCGACCGATAG
- a CDS encoding RNB domain-containing ribonuclease yields the protein MSDDEPKPGSAEDQGPVTITPALADRLAEKREELFEEFGIRDEFPSEVLREAEARTEGVYEEIEAEIDEREDLRDLTTWTTDPVDAQDFDDAISIEREDGAYRLWVHIADVTHYVTPDTAMWEEAVERANTVYLPDYTIHMLPPVLAETVCSLVPNEDRLAHTVEMEIDEETLSFEDIDIYKSVINSDERLTYKECENRLDDPDLPLSEENQLAFELADRMHEQRKEDGSLVLNPRRDRAHTIIEESMLKANKAVTHTLMWDRGVEAMYRVHPQPTPDQWNEALKEIQELDGVSIPGNAWGDDPRKAVNAALEESPERQLNKIQRAVLKVMPRAKYMNDPFGGHHALNFDIYGHFTSPIRRLSDTINHWIVHENDVPETLVELCDHASDKQKDGETAERLYKQFLQEQGLDPYAVNNRGVEVVEDPDEAKHTA from the coding sequence ATGTCAGACGACGAGCCGAAGCCGGGGTCCGCCGAGGACCAGGGCCCCGTGACGATCACGCCAGCGCTCGCGGACCGACTCGCGGAGAAGCGCGAGGAGCTGTTCGAGGAGTTCGGGATCCGCGACGAGTTCCCGAGCGAGGTCCTCCGCGAGGCCGAGGCCCGGACCGAGGGCGTCTACGAGGAGATCGAGGCCGAGATCGACGAGCGCGAGGACCTCCGCGACCTCACCACGTGGACGACCGACCCGGTCGACGCGCAGGACTTCGACGACGCCATCTCCATCGAGCGCGAGGACGGGGCCTACCGGCTGTGGGTCCACATCGCCGACGTGACCCACTACGTCACGCCTGACACCGCGATGTGGGAGGAGGCCGTCGAGCGGGCGAACACCGTCTACCTGCCCGACTACACGATCCACATGCTTCCGCCGGTGCTGGCGGAGACCGTCTGCTCGCTCGTCCCGAACGAGGACCGGCTCGCCCACACCGTGGAGATGGAGATCGACGAGGAGACCCTCTCGTTCGAGGACATCGACATCTACAAGTCCGTCATCAACTCCGACGAGCGGCTCACCTACAAGGAGTGCGAGAACCGGCTCGACGACCCCGACCTCCCCCTGAGCGAGGAGAACCAGCTCGCCTTCGAGCTCGCGGACCGGATGCACGAGCAGCGCAAGGAGGACGGCTCGCTCGTCCTCAACCCCCGGCGCGACCGCGCGCACACCATCATCGAGGAGTCGATGCTGAAGGCGAACAAGGCGGTGACGCACACGCTGATGTGGGACCGCGGCGTCGAGGCGATGTACCGCGTCCACCCGCAGCCGACCCCGGACCAGTGGAACGAGGCGCTGAAGGAGATCCAGGAGCTCGACGGCGTCTCGATCCCCGGGAACGCGTGGGGCGACGACCCGCGGAAGGCGGTCAACGCCGCCCTCGAAGAGTCCCCGGAGCGCCAGCTCAACAAGATCCAGCGCGCCGTGCTGAAGGTGATGCCCCGGGCGAAGTATATGAACGACCCGTTCGGCGGTCACCACGCGCTCAACTTCGACATCTACGGCCACTTCACCTCGCCCATCCGCCGGCTCTCCGACACGATCAACCACTGGATCGTCCACGAGAACGACGTGCCCGAGACGCTCGTCGAGCTGTGCGACCACGCCAGCGACAAGCAGAAGGACGGCGAGACCGCCGAGCGGCTCTACAAGCAGTTCCTCCAGGAGCAGGGGCTCGACCCCTACGCGGTCAACAACCGCGGCGTCGAGGTCGTCGAGGACCCCGACGAGGCGAAACACACCGCCTGA
- a CDS encoding MmgE/PrpD family protein, with translation MVTQRIVDHCLSVDAERPDLPAHLLDWFAVAVGGATHADSTPAILDGVRKIAGPTPDPESDAAATVLPSGERLTPADAALANGALAHSLDFDDTHLASSLHPGAPVIAAALAAAEGEGPETPADRFRAGVAAGYDVACTVGEAVGPDAHYDRGFHVTATCGTFGAVAAAGVVRGLDADELRDAFGIAGSQAAGSLQFLANGAWNKRLHPGLAARRGIEATDLAAAGVVGAADPLDGEHGFFSGYSDEPNPAAVDRIGERDAVAETGRKPYPCCRYLHAAVDGLREIAPDVDPDAVEGIEIAIPSAGVRLTGEPIAAKRRPEGFVDCQFSAPFAAAVTLTEETADAEAFLRAVGRLDGPPRWDDPEIRRLMDATSVGTDPAIEARFPEEWGARVTVTAGGETREASVRVPLGEPEKPMSAAETEAKAAGLLAGSGVDVDRLAAVVESLSGRSVADLVDAATAE, from the coding sequence ATGGTAACCCAGCGCATCGTCGACCACTGCCTGTCGGTCGACGCCGAGCGGCCGGACCTCCCGGCGCACCTCCTCGACTGGTTCGCGGTCGCGGTCGGCGGCGCGACGCACGCCGACTCCACCCCGGCGATCCTCGACGGCGTCCGGAAGATCGCGGGCCCGACGCCGGACCCCGAGAGCGACGCCGCCGCGACGGTCCTCCCGAGCGGCGAGCGGCTGACCCCCGCGGACGCGGCGCTCGCGAACGGCGCGCTCGCGCACAGCCTCGACTTCGACGACACCCACCTCGCCTCCTCGCTCCACCCGGGCGCGCCGGTGATCGCGGCCGCGCTCGCGGCGGCCGAGGGCGAGGGCCCGGAGACGCCCGCGGACCGGTTCCGCGCGGGCGTCGCGGCCGGCTACGACGTGGCCTGTACCGTCGGCGAGGCGGTCGGGCCGGACGCCCACTACGACCGCGGCTTCCACGTCACCGCGACCTGCGGGACGTTCGGGGCCGTCGCGGCGGCGGGCGTGGTCCGCGGCCTCGACGCCGACGAACTGCGGGACGCGTTCGGGATCGCGGGGAGCCAGGCGGCCGGATCGCTCCAGTTCCTCGCGAACGGGGCGTGGAACAAGCGGCTCCACCCCGGGCTCGCGGCGCGCCGCGGCATCGAGGCGACCGACCTCGCGGCCGCCGGGGTCGTCGGTGCGGCCGACCCGCTCGACGGCGAGCACGGCTTCTTTTCCGGCTACTCCGACGAGCCGAACCCCGCCGCCGTCGACCGGATCGGCGAGCGCGACGCGGTCGCGGAGACGGGCCGCAAGCCGTACCCGTGCTGCCGCTACCTCCACGCCGCGGTCGACGGGCTCCGAGAGATCGCCCCCGATGTCGACCCCGACGCGGTCGAGGGGATCGAGATCGCGATCCCGAGCGCGGGCGTCCGGCTCACGGGCGAGCCGATCGCGGCGAAGCGGCGCCCCGAGGGGTTCGTCGACTGCCAGTTCTCCGCGCCGTTCGCCGCCGCCGTGACGCTGACCGAGGAGACCGCCGACGCAGAGGCGTTCCTGCGCGCGGTCGGGCGCCTCGACGGGCCGCCGCGGTGGGACGACCCCGAGATCCGCCGGCTGATGGACGCGACGAGCGTGGGAACGGATCCGGCGATCGAGGCGCGGTTCCCGGAGGAGTGGGGCGCGCGGGTGACCGTGACCGCCGGCGGCGAGACGCGCGAGGCGTCGGTGCGCGTCCCGCTGGGCGAGCCGGAGAAGCCGATGTCGGCCGCGGAGACGGAGGCGAAGGCGGCGGGCCTGCTCGCGGGCAGCGGCGTCGACGTAGACCGGCTGGCGGCCGTCGTCGAGTCGCTCTCCGGGCGGTCCGTCGCGGACCTCGTCGACGCGGCGACGGCGGAGTGA